In Paenibacillus sp. FSL M7-0420, a single genomic region encodes these proteins:
- a CDS encoding WGxxGxxG family protein, producing the protein MNKLITSLACGTVLSMSLLGAGDISAAAPGGMTTTIPGVMSTTAPGMHSTTTDGRMGNMGNMGNLDDRMMDSRGNTMMNETRDSMHKTESIMKDKIRTGDNSSVSPLSNNNTTGRYRAQSTTTTANNDNRSSNWGWLGLLGLLGLAGMRSRTGERDRH; encoded by the coding sequence TTGAACAAGCTGATCACAAGTCTTGCCTGCGGTACGGTCCTGTCCATGAGTCTGCTCGGAGCAGGTGACATCTCCGCAGCAGCGCCGGGCGGTATGACCACTACGATTCCGGGCGTTATGAGCACCACCGCTCCGGGCATGCACAGCACAACTACTGACGGCCGGATGGGCAACATGGGGAATATGGGCAATCTGGATGACCGGATGATGGACAGCCGGGGCAACACCATGATGAATGAGACCAGAGATTCCATGCACAAGACCGAATCCATCATGAAGGACAAAATCCGTACCGGCGACAACAGCTCCGTCTCCCCGTTGTCCAACAATAACACAACGGGCCGCTACCGGGCACAGAGCACAACCACCACAGCCAACAACGACAACCGCTCCTCCAACTGGGGCTGGCTCGGTCTGCTCGGCCTCCTGGGTCTGGCTGGCATGCGCAGCAGAACCGGTGAGCGTGACCGCCACTAG